Proteins from a single region of Geothrix sp. PMB-07:
- a CDS encoding OmpP1/FadL family transporter: protein MPRALQPSRALLSLLLVGSATGTLMGSGFQLREQSPSAQGNAFAGISAGGTDIGSMFFNVATLTRFEGNQAVLGFSSIQPSARLESGQASRATLLGATPVSGSAGGDAGRSAILPVAYALWSASPDLKLGLSVNSPFGLGSEYEANWIGRYHAVKSQIKVVEIAPNVAWRLDSHWSVGAALVARYVDAELTNAVDFGAVGAALHVPGSVPGAQDGTAKVTGHQWKYGYKLGVLFEPTQQVRLGAAYHSRLDFALQGEVRYEGVPTALKAAFPDGGSSPRANQPATASLGIAWEAAPGLTLQAEAAQTFWNCFQDIRIEFASGQSTSVTEEKWKNTWFKALGTTWKPNATWTFRAGLAKDQAATSDSYRTPRIPDADRTWISGGLGYAFNRALGLDLSYSHILVKDSTLNLKAGSPGTPDFFRGNVSGTYRNRIQVLALQARYSF from the coding sequence ATGCCCCGCGCCCTTCAACCGTCCCGCGCCCTCCTGTCCCTCCTGCTCGTGGGCTCCGCCACTGGAACACTGATGGGCTCAGGCTTCCAATTGCGGGAACAAAGCCCCAGTGCCCAGGGCAACGCCTTCGCCGGCATCAGCGCCGGGGGCACCGACATCGGCAGCATGTTCTTCAATGTGGCCACCCTCACCCGCTTCGAGGGAAATCAGGCCGTGCTTGGATTCAGCAGCATCCAGCCCTCGGCGCGCCTGGAAAGCGGCCAGGCCTCTCGCGCCACACTCCTGGGCGCTACCCCGGTCTCCGGTTCAGCCGGAGGCGATGCAGGCCGTTCCGCCATCCTCCCGGTGGCCTACGCACTATGGAGCGCGAGCCCTGATCTCAAGCTGGGCCTGTCCGTGAACAGCCCCTTCGGCCTCGGCAGCGAATATGAGGCCAACTGGATCGGCCGCTACCACGCAGTCAAATCCCAGATCAAGGTCGTGGAGATCGCCCCCAATGTGGCCTGGCGCCTGGATTCCCACTGGTCCGTGGGCGCCGCCCTGGTGGCCCGGTACGTGGATGCCGAGCTGACCAATGCCGTCGACTTCGGTGCGGTCGGCGCCGCCCTGCATGTCCCCGGCTCCGTTCCGGGGGCCCAGGATGGCACCGCGAAAGTGACTGGGCATCAGTGGAAATATGGCTACAAACTGGGCGTCCTCTTTGAACCCACACAGCAAGTGCGCCTCGGCGCGGCCTATCACTCCCGCCTCGACTTCGCCCTGCAGGGTGAGGTGCGCTACGAAGGGGTGCCCACCGCCCTGAAGGCCGCGTTCCCGGACGGTGGAAGCAGCCCCCGGGCCAACCAGCCCGCCACCGCCTCCCTGGGCATCGCCTGGGAAGCCGCGCCCGGCCTGACCCTCCAGGCGGAGGCGGCACAAACCTTCTGGAACTGCTTCCAGGACATCCGCATCGAGTTCGCCTCGGGACAGAGCACGTCCGTCACCGAGGAGAAATGGAAGAACACCTGGTTCAAGGCCCTGGGCACCACCTGGAAGCCGAACGCCACCTGGACCTTCCGCGCAGGGCTCGCCAAGGACCAGGCGGCCACCTCGGACAGCTACCGCACCCCGCGCATCCCCGATGCAGACCGCACCTGGATCAGCGGCGGCCTTGGCTACGCCTTCAATCGCGCCTTGGGCCTGGATTTGAGCTACAGCCACATTCTCGTGAAGGATTCGACCCTGAATCTGAAGGCTGGTAGCCCCGGCACCCCGGATTTCTTCCGCGGCAATGTCTCTGGAACCTACCGGAACCGCATTCAGGTCCTGGCCCTGCAAGCCCGCTATAGCTTCTGA
- a CDS encoding molybdenum cofactor biosynthesis protein MoaE, with the protein MEDPHAGALVLFEGRARDHHEGRPVLQLAYEAYAPMAEKELGLLREKAIERYGLTRCAVHHRIGVVPLTEAAVIVATSSAHRAESFQAAAWIMDEIKQRVPIWKRERYRDGSESWVECTHRFQM; encoded by the coding sequence ATGGAAGACCCCCATGCCGGGGCCCTGGTCCTCTTCGAGGGCCGGGCCCGCGACCACCACGAAGGTCGTCCCGTGCTGCAACTGGCCTACGAGGCCTATGCGCCCATGGCCGAGAAAGAACTGGGCCTCCTGCGGGAGAAAGCCATCGAGCGCTATGGCCTCACCCGCTGCGCCGTCCACCACCGCATCGGCGTGGTGCCTCTCACAGAGGCCGCCGTCATCGTCGCCACCAGCAGCGCGCACCGCGCCGAGAGCTTCCAGGCCGCCGCCTGGATCATGGATGAGATCAAGCAGCGCGTGCCCATCTGGAAGCGCGAGCGCTACAGGGATGGGAGCGAGAGCTGGGTGGAGTGCACGCACCGCTTCCAGATGTGA
- the lat gene encoding L-lysine 6-transaminase, whose translation MVCPNIDPMSVFDTLGRHMLVDGFHLVMDLEKSHGSWIVDARDGRKYLDFYTFFATAPLGHNHPRLREAAFVQRLGEIAVNKPANSDIYTTAFAEWVEAFGTHVTPDYLPHLFWVDGGALAVENALKAAFDWKVRKNLAAGKGEKGSQVIHFREAFHGRSGYTLSLTNTADPRKYQYFPKFPWPRIPNPKLTFPMDLAKVEAAEAEAVAAIEAAVAQNPDDIACLIIEPIQAEGGDNHFRGEFLRKLRELADRHEFLLIFDEVQTGFGATGKWWGHQWFDVQPDIIAFGKKTQTCGIAAGRRLDEVDSVFKVPSRINSTWGGNLVDMVRGTRIIEVIREEHLLEHGITQGARLLKGLQEIQRDFPEHTSNPRGRGLLCALDLATPELRNAVVAKGHDLGMMILSSGVTGLRFRPAMNLRTEDLDLGVELLHKAVSEVTATSPTLVG comes from the coding sequence ATGGTTTGTCCCAACATCGATCCGATGTCCGTTTTCGACACCCTTGGCCGCCATATGCTGGTGGATGGCTTCCACTTGGTGATGGATTTGGAGAAGTCCCATGGCTCGTGGATTGTCGATGCCCGCGACGGCCGGAAGTACCTCGACTTCTACACCTTCTTCGCCACGGCCCCCCTGGGGCACAACCACCCGCGGCTGCGGGAGGCCGCCTTCGTGCAACGCCTGGGCGAGATCGCCGTCAACAAGCCCGCCAACTCAGACATCTACACCACGGCCTTCGCCGAGTGGGTGGAGGCCTTCGGCACCCACGTGACCCCCGACTACCTGCCCCACCTCTTCTGGGTGGATGGCGGCGCCCTGGCCGTGGAGAACGCCCTGAAGGCGGCCTTCGACTGGAAGGTGCGCAAGAACCTGGCGGCGGGCAAGGGTGAGAAGGGTTCGCAGGTCATTCATTTCCGCGAGGCCTTCCATGGCCGCAGCGGCTACACCCTGAGCCTGACCAACACGGCCGACCCCCGCAAATACCAGTACTTCCCAAAATTCCCCTGGCCCCGCATCCCCAACCCCAAGCTGACCTTCCCCATGGATCTGGCCAAGGTCGAAGCGGCGGAAGCCGAAGCCGTCGCCGCCATCGAAGCGGCCGTGGCCCAGAACCCCGATGACATCGCCTGCCTCATCATCGAGCCCATCCAGGCCGAGGGCGGTGACAACCACTTCCGCGGCGAGTTCCTGCGAAAGCTGCGCGAACTGGCGGATCGCCACGAATTCCTGCTCATCTTCGACGAGGTGCAGACGGGCTTCGGCGCCACCGGCAAGTGGTGGGGACACCAGTGGTTCGATGTGCAGCCCGACATCATCGCCTTCGGCAAGAAGACCCAGACCTGCGGCATCGCCGCGGGTCGCCGCCTCGATGAAGTGGACAGCGTCTTCAAGGTGCCCAGCCGCATCAACAGCACCTGGGGCGGCAACCTGGTGGACATGGTGCGGGGCACCCGCATCATCGAAGTCATCCGCGAGGAGCACCTGCTGGAACATGGCATCACACAGGGTGCGCGCCTGCTGAAGGGCCTGCAGGAGATCCAGCGCGACTTCCCCGAGCACACCTCGAATCCCCGCGGACGGGGCCTCCTCTGCGCCCTGGACCTCGCCACGCCGGAGCTGCGCAACGCCGTGGTGGCCAAGGGCCACGACCTGGGCATGATGATCCTTTCCTCCGGGGTCACGGGGCTGCGC